CCAGAGGGTGTATAAACGCCGGCGCCTCGAGAGGCCTGATGCATTATTGGTTGCTGGTTGGTTGCTATCAGTTGCTGGTGCCTGTGGTTTGTTAAGTGGTCATgtacaaagaagaaaggagaaattgGATATCTTAATGGTGAAGATCGAAGGAACTCAACCAGCCTAATAgcatctccccctttctcctctatcctttcttctctcctatctagtatTAGGGGATTAAAAGGGTGGAGGAAACAGGGGTGGAGTAGAGTATGAGAaagaagaacctacaaagtagctaATGTATACCTACAGACAGGTGAGCCATAGTCTCCAGAAAAAGCACCAGTACCTCAGGCAGGCAGGGCAGAGGTGAGAGATACCCTGAGGAGTCTACTGAAGCTCTCGGGCCATTTGCACAAGGAGGTAGAGAGGTCACTAAGCATGACTGTGGCTCCATGGACAGACTGCATTTCAGAAATGGTAGATACACAGACAAACTCCTAAGAAAGGCCATCTGTCCTCTGCTCAGGCACTTGCTTTTGTTTGGGTTGAGCTGATGTGAAGCAGGTGATGAGACCAAGGGCAACAGATCAGGGCTTTTGGCTCCTCTGGTCTGAGGAAGCAGATATCACCTTAGAGCCCAGAGGCATCTGCAGAGCTCAGCCTTGGGTAGGATCCTGTCTGAGGAACGCTGACTGAGGTCACCTATGATAACTGTGGCATAGACAGCACCTTCTGCTTTTTCCCAACAAGGTCAAAAGgaaatgtgtgtacacacagtgtGACTGACACAAGgatggatgagagagagaaatgcagatTTCATGTGGTCCCTGAGCACAGAGAGCAGACAGCTTGCCTACcacagaggggaagaagggacCCCAGCTAATTTGTGTTGTTTCAAACTGGCAGGGtgtgaagaggaggcagagaaagaccaGGAAGAAAATTTCTACTGTAAAAGGTAGGCTTCTGCTTTCCTGGGGTGAGTCATTTCGTCTGGCCGGCCCTTTAGTGAAATGATGAGAGCCTTGCATCTGAGGACAGGAGGtgtagaaaggaagaagggattgTTGGGAAGGAAATCAGAATCAGGGAATCTCCAGGTTCTGGGACAGAATGATGCTGTGGTTGGCCTGGCATGGATGCTACACATGGGAATGTAGCTTGAGGCACTGGAGTGATGCTGTGCCCCCGTATGGGGACTCCCAGGTCCTACAGACAGCAAGTAACTTCAATTCTCCCAGCGGCGTTTCTATTTCAGATACTGCTCCTGTGGCCATTATAGTGATGTAGGTGGAATTACATGGGTTGACAGAGGAGCAAGGACAGTGTAAATGGAGAGATGGGGTCCCTCCCCTTGCTCACTttcagtgtcctgtgtccctaGACTCTGGTGGTGGGGCATTAGAGACCTAGCTTGAATGGTGTTTGAGAGGTGCCTCTCACATTTTCATGGAATATATGGGGTttcgtgtgtgtatctgtgtattttCCATAACATGGGCTTTATTTTCAGATTATAGAAACAGCAGAAAGAATGCACATGATACCCAGAATGCATCACCACCTATGGAAAGGTAAGAAATCAACCATTTGTGCAATTATTCAAACCACAACTTAGGATGTGAACTCAGACACTGGGACTATTCATAATGAATGTATTAATATGGTGGGATGAGGATACAGTCCCATTAGAGGTGACAGAAAGAGATATGGGCTATAGAGGTAGTGGAGGGTCTGAGGGACACAGGTGCCATATTTACACAAACTAATGGGCCTCTTGATCCTCTGCTTGGGGCTGATGCTTTTGCCTCCTGTCTTTTGCAGTCCCACCAGGCATCATTTAATGGACTCCTCTTCACAACCCTTTTGGAACTGTAAAGAGATACTGCATCAGCTTACGCTCTCTCGGCTGTTTTCTCACCTCAGAGGCTTAGAGGATCTTCTACAACATAAATTTATCCGAATTGTATGGGGCATATCGTCTGTGCTTTCTGACTCAGTTGTGGCTACTGCCTGGGTCTCCAGGGAATCCTCCTCAGGAGGATGTAAATCCGTAAGATTTAGTGATACATGTGACCCTGTCCAAGCTCTACCCATgtctcaaggacctccacagccTTTCCAAGACCTGCCATTGCCCCACAAACTTGTGACACCAAACTTGGGAGGTGTTACAGGGGTCAAGGAACTAGAAAACCTTCCAAGTTCTATGCCAAAACAAACACCTTCTTCGTTCCAGAGCAGGATCTGTGGAATGGCAAGTCCTACCCCTAAAATGGGAATGCAGGTGCTCCTACCAACTGAAAATGAGCCGTGGAAAGAAAGATTAAGTTGGAAAGACATTACAGGCTGTAAGGTCCAAAATCATCAAGCAGCCAATAGGCAGCAAACTGACAACTTGCCCAGGGGCACCCCGCCCACTAAGGCTATCGGGTCAGCCTCCATCCTTCCTGAGCATTGCCAGATGCCCCAGGATCATGAGGAGCCACAGAAGGGAGGCAAGACGACGAATGTGGGGAAAAAACAAAGTACCCATGTCAGGTTCCTCCCGTCCTTAGAACTAACCCAGCTTCAAGAACAGTTTCAAGAAGATAACAGTGATCACTATTGCAAAAGCAGGCCTCAGTGCTCCCAGCCTGCCCAGCCCTCCATCTTCAACCCCAAAAGCTACACGCTGAGCAAAATGATGGGGACTGTGCCCATGGAGATACCCTTAAGGAAGGTCATAGCAAAGTGTGATATACATAACACCATCAATAAGGGCCACAGTGCTGAGGACAGAGATGTGCCTTGCACTTCAAGCAGCACCCCTGGGAAGGAGCTGAAGCCCAGGAACACTGAAGTAAGGACAGATAAGCTGTCCTCTATGAATACCACTGAAGACCTTTCCTTCCTTGATCCAAAGTCTCAAATGAAGCTGGAGCCAAAAATCATGCAGCTTCCTGTGAAACGCAGAAGGAAACTACCCTGTATTTCCAAGGCAGAATACTATGCCAAGGCTGCCATGATCTTGGAAAGATTGCATCACCAAGATCCAGGAGGGACAAGGGTGGAAACTATATCAACTGCCAGGCTGCAAAACCCTCTGTTTGAACACTCACCTTCAGAGGTTCAGGGGACCCAAAGAGCCCCTCCAACTGCCTCCATCCATGATCCACACCAGAGATACCTAAGTGTTCAACCCCATACTTTCTGCTTTCTGGCAAAACCCCAGCAGAGCAGGAGGCTCCAGGGAAGTTCGAGAAGCTGCCTGCTACCAAATACCAGCCGAGGATCAGCCAGACATCCACCATGGAAGGGTTCTGAGGATGTGGCCTCAGGACATCCCCACTGTAAAGCCACAAGAGTTAGCCCTGAAGAAAGTGTCCCATCTTTGGTGGCCAAACAAACCAACACACTGAAGGTAAAAGAAGAGACACACAATGACCAAGCCATCAAAACAGACTTTGAGTCTGTAGAGGCCAACAGAAGCCCAGGCCATCTTCAAATACCTACCCCACAACACTCAGGGGACTTGGCTCTAAAACCAAAAGTATATAGTAAGGTCAACTTGAGAACAAGCAAGCCTGAGAACCATCATCCAGATGGCCCCAGTACAGTACACCCTGCCACAGTCAGCTTGCCCTCGCAGCACTCAGTGTCCAGCTTCCAGACTACATGCCAAAAGCCCAAGACTCCCCAGGGCTTAGGTGATGTCTGCATGAGGAGTGGTGAGAGTGCGGAGAATCAGCAGTTCAGAGTCCGTATGGATAAGTTCGCAGCAAAGAATGACAACACATTTCATCCCTGTAAAGGCAGGACGAGTACGTTGAAATATGGAGGCATAAGTCAAGTAGAAAGGCTTGGGACAGTAAGGCCTTCTACTCTGAGCTCCACCCAGCTCAAGGATATAGCCAACACTGAGAGTCAATCCTCCCTATATAAACaaggaaaaagagagactcttccaaAAAGCTCCTTGAAAAACATCAAAAGGAATGCTGCACGATATGGAAACCTCAGCACAAAATTCAAGGGGCAAGGGGATTCTTTGAAGAATAAAAGCTCCACGCCATCTACTGAGCAGACACAGGAGgtaacagaaagagaaaacttcaTTTACAGTACAGCGGTTGAATCACAACCGCTCACAAATGTTCTGGTCCAGAACCTGGTCAGTAATGTAGATGCATCAGATGCACCAGAGTGTAAAGCGGAATCACGGACATTCCAGCTGGATGGCTCTTCTTCTGAGGGTCTGTATGACCCAAACCATATTAGAGCAGCAAGCAGAATGAGCGGTGGCCACGCCAGCCCTGAGGAGCACAACCAGCCATTCACACACAGGGCAATTGGAGacaaagagcagccaagtgtTGACCATAAAGCCTTTGACCCACATCAAAGCATAAAGAAAGGAGTGGAATGTGGCTGTCTTATGAATCCCAACGAGAACCATCCAGTCAAGTGCAGAACTGGAGGCCAGGAGCAGTCAGCTGCTGCTGCCCAGGGAGACTCTGACTCAGATGAAATTAGAACAAAGAGTGGAAAGGAGTTCTGTCCACATAGAAGCCCTGAGATGCACAGCCATTCACTCAGATACAGAGAAACTGGAGACAAACTGCAGCCATGCCTTAATGCCCAGAGAGCCTGTGACCACCATCCCTACAGTGTGAAGAGAATGGTCTTTGACCAACTCCCCACTCCCCAGGGAAATGACCATCCACACAGGTCCAGGGGAACTGGAGACAAGCAGCAGTCAGGTCTTGCTGACCAGAGAACCTGTGACCCAGGTCAAATTAGGAGTAGTAGAATGGACTGCTATCCACACAGAAGCCCTGAGGAGTACCACCATTCACTCAGATACAAAGAAAGTGGAGGCAAACAGCACCCAGGAATTGTCTGGACAGCCTGTGACCCACATCAAAGTACAAAGGAAGGAACGGGCTGTGGTCACCTTATGAGTCTCAAAGAGAATCATCCAATCAAGAACAAAGGAACTAGAGGCAAGGAGCAGTCAGATTTTGCTGCCCAGGGAGCCTCTGACCCCAGGTAGGCCTCACCAGCAGAGGCTACCATCTTTGCCTTCCTGAACCGGAAAGTCttccagaagatgtcagataccGTTTTCCCTTATGCTTTCCTGGTAATAAATGTTGGCTTTTTTTCCTGCAATGAAACTTTCCTATTGGAGCTCCTCCTCTGTTGCTAATGGCTCCTTCCAAGATTAGAGCCCTTTCCTAATTCATggtcctatcttttttttttcttttattgacaaTTTGACAATAGATTCTTTTATCatacatgtcttagttagggttttactgctatgaacagacaccatgaccaaggcaactctcataaggataacatttaattgcggccttacaggttcagaaataCAGACCAGTACCATCAAGGAACATGACAGCATTAGACAGGCATGgcttggtgcaggaggaactgagagttttacatcttcatttgaaggcctCTAGAAGAATGGCTTCCAAggagctagaatgagggtctcaaagaccacacccacaatgacacacttcctccaacaaggccacaccaattccaacaaggccatacctcctaatagtgccaccccctgggtcaagtatatacaaaccatcatctgattacagtttcccctcacTCTACTCCTCCCAATTCCTCCCTGACCCCCTCCCacccagatccactccctttctgtctctctttagaaattctattctggggctggagagatggctcagcggttaagagcacccgactgctcttccagaggtcacgagttcaattcccagcaaccacatggtggctcacaaccatctgtaaagagttctgatgccctcttctggtgtatctgaagacagctacagtgtacttatatataataaataaataaatctttaaaaaaataaaaaaaaagaaattctattctgagagataacaaccaaaacatgacaaaataaaacaaaaaccatcacatGTAAGTTGGATAAGGCAAGCCCCCCAAAAGGAAAAGAGCCTtaagagcaggcacaagaatcagagtcccacttgtttacacacacacacacacacacacacacacacacacacgagagagagagagagagagagagagagagagagaaggaggaggaggaggaggaggaggaggaggaggaggaggaggaggaggaggaggaggaggaggagagaagtcccataaaaatacaaagctAAAAGttataatatatagaaaaccagaaTCTGGCACAGTGTTCTTATGGCTTttgtctctgagttcatatgagcttcaGTTGATTCAGTGGCCTTGTTTTCCTGGTTTTCTCCATCCCTCTGGCTCTCACCATCTTTCCACATCCTCCCCCTGAACTCTGAGGGGAGAGATGTGATGGAGACAGCCCATTTAGAGCTGTGTTTTCCAGggactctctttctctgtgtaatatctggctgtgggtctctacatctgagtctgctgcaggaggaagcttctctgatgatgagtGGATTCGGCCCTGACCTATGAGGATAGCAGAGAGTCATGAGTCATATATTGATCATGCTCTTGTCTTTCAATGCAGTGGTTTCTGTCTTAcagtgatggggaggggaaaggaca
This genomic interval from Rattus norvegicus strain BN/NHsdMcwi chromosome 17, GRCr8, whole genome shotgun sequence contains the following:
- the Spata31e1l2 gene encoding spermatogenesis-associated protein 31A6-like isoform X1 codes for the protein MEGFLLLMNSAIESWMNTSTMDIAMDMSFGIVCGVGLFFLLTPFLKKYPLSPPPESQRDIPQGVKRRQRKTRKKISTVKDYRNSRKNAHDTQNASPPMESPTRHHLMDSSSQPFWNCKEILHQLTLSRLFSHLRGLEDLLQHKFIRIVWGISSVLSDSVVATAWVSRESSSGGCKSVRFSDTCDPVQALPMSQGPPQPFQDLPLPHKLVTPNLGGVTGVKELENLPSSMPKQTPSSFQSRICGMASPTPKMGMQVLLPTENEPWKERLSWKDITGCKVQNHQAANRQQTDNLPRGTPPTKAIGSASILPEHCQMPQDHEEPQKGGKTTNVGKKQSTHVRFLPSLELTQLQEQFQEDNSDHYCKSRPQCSQPAQPSIFNPKSYTLSKMMGTVPMEIPLRKVIAKCDIHNTINKGHSAEDRDVPCTSSSTPGKELKPRNTEVRTDKLSSMNTTEDLSFLDPKSQMKLEPKIMQLPVKRRRKLPCISKAEYYAKAAMILERLHHQDPGGTRVETISTARLQNPLFEHSPSEVQGTQRAPPTASIHDPHQRYLSVQPHTFCFLAKPQQSRRLQGSSRSCLLPNTSRGSARHPPWKGSEDVASGHPHCKATRVSPEESVPSLVAKQTNTLKVKEETHNDQAIKTDFESVEANRSPGHLQIPTPQHSGDLALKPKVYSKVNLRTSKPENHHPDGPSTVHPATVSLPSQHSVSSFQTTCQKPKTPQGLGDVCMRSGESAENQQFRVRMDKFAAKNDNTFHPCKGRTSTLKYGGISQVERLGTVRPSTLSSTQLKDIANTESQSSLYKQGKRETLPKSSLKNIKRNAARYGNLSTKFKGQGDSLKNKSSTPSTEQTQEVTERENFIYSTAVESQPLTNVLVQNLVSNVDASDAPECKAESRTFQLDGSSSEGLYDPNHIRAASRMSGGHASPEEHNQPFTHRAIGDKEQPSVDHKAFDPHQSIKKGVECGCLMNPNENHPVKCRTGGQEQSAAAAQGDSDSDEIRTKSGKEFCPHRSPEMHSHSLRYRETGDKLQPCLNAQRACDHHPYSVKRMVFDQLPTPQGNDHPHRSRGTGDKQQSGLADQRTCDPGQIRSSRMDCYPHRSPEEYHHSLRYKESGGKQHPGIVWTACDPHQSTKEGTGCGHLMSLKENHPIKNKGTRGKEQSDFAAQGASDPR
- the Spata31e1l2 gene encoding spermatogenesis-associated protein 31A6-like isoform X2, whose product is MESPTRHHLMDSSSQPFWNCKEILHQLTLSRLFSHLRGLEDLLQHKFIRIVWGISSVLSDSVVATAWVSRESSSGGCKSVRFSDTCDPVQALPMSQGPPQPFQDLPLPHKLVTPNLGGVTGVKELENLPSSMPKQTPSSFQSRICGMASPTPKMGMQVLLPTENEPWKERLSWKDITGCKVQNHQAANRQQTDNLPRGTPPTKAIGSASILPEHCQMPQDHEEPQKGGKTTNVGKKQSTHVRFLPSLELTQLQEQFQEDNSDHYCKSRPQCSQPAQPSIFNPKSYTLSKMMGTVPMEIPLRKVIAKCDIHNTINKGHSAEDRDVPCTSSSTPGKELKPRNTEVRTDKLSSMNTTEDLSFLDPKSQMKLEPKIMQLPVKRRRKLPCISKAEYYAKAAMILERLHHQDPGGTRVETISTARLQNPLFEHSPSEVQGTQRAPPTASIHDPHQRYLSVQPHTFCFLAKPQQSRRLQGSSRSCLLPNTSRGSARHPPWKGSEDVASGHPHCKATRVSPEESVPSLVAKQTNTLKVKEETHNDQAIKTDFESVEANRSPGHLQIPTPQHSGDLALKPKVYSKVNLRTSKPENHHPDGPSTVHPATVSLPSQHSVSSFQTTCQKPKTPQGLGDVCMRSGESAENQQFRVRMDKFAAKNDNTFHPCKGRTSTLKYGGISQVERLGTVRPSTLSSTQLKDIANTESQSSLYKQGKRETLPKSSLKNIKRNAARYGNLSTKFKGQGDSLKNKSSTPSTEQTQEVTERENFIYSTAVESQPLTNVLVQNLVSNVDASDAPECKAESRTFQLDGSSSEGLYDPNHIRAASRMSGGHASPEEHNQPFTHRAIGDKEQPSVDHKAFDPHQSIKKGVECGCLMNPNENHPVKCRTGGQEQSAAAAQGDSDSDEIRTKSGKEFCPHRSPEMHSHSLRYRETGDKLQPCLNAQRACDHHPYSVKRMVFDQLPTPQGNDHPHRSRGTGDKQQSGLADQRTCDPGQIRSSRMDCYPHRSPEEYHHSLRYKESGGKQHPGIVWTACDPHQSTKEGTGCGHLMSLKENHPIKNKGTRGKEQSDFAAQGASDPR